The following proteins are encoded in a genomic region of Nicotiana sylvestris chromosome 4, ASM39365v2, whole genome shotgun sequence:
- the LOC104236078 gene encoding flavonol synthase/flavanone 3-hydroxylase, whose translation MKTAEAQSATTLTMEVARVQAIASITKCMDTIPSEYIRSENEQPASTTLHGVLLQVPVIDIDDKNVVKLISDASKEWGIFQVINHGIPDEVIANLQKVGKEFFEVVPQEEKEVIAKTPGSQNIEGYGTSLQKELEGKRGWVDHLFHKIWPPSAINYRYWPKNPPSYREANQEYAKRLREVVEKIFKSLSLGLGLGAHEMMEAAGGEDIVYLLKINYYPPCPRPDLALGVVAHTDMSHITILVPNEVQGLQVFKDGHWYDVKYIPNALIVHIGDQVEILSNGKYKSVYHRTTVTKDKTRMSWPVFLEPPSEHEVGPISKLVNEANPPKFKTKKYKDYVYCKLNKLPQ comes from the exons atgaaaacagcTGAAGCTCAGAGTGCAACAACCCTAACAATGGAGGTTGCAAGAGTACAGGCAATAGCGTCAATAACAAAATGCATGGACACAATACCATCAGAATATATTAGGTCAGAGAACGAGCAGCCAGCGTCCACAACGTTGCATGGTGTGCTACTTCAAGTTCCAGTAATTGACATAGACGATAAAAATGTAGTGAAACTCATATCGGATGCTAGCAAAGAATGGGGGATATTTCAAGTGATAAATCATGGAATTCCAGATGAGGTAATTGCGAATTTGCAAAAAGTAGGGAAGGAATTCTTTGAGGTTGTACCACAAGAGGAGAAAGAGGTGATTGCAAAAACTCCAGGGTCTCAGAATATTGAAGGGTATGGTACTTCTTTGCAGAAAGAACTTGAAGGGAAAAGGGGTTGGGTTGATCATTTGTTCCATAAGATTTGGCCTCCTTCTGCCATCAATTATCGTTATTGGCCTAAAAATCCTCCCTCCTACAG GGAAGCAAATCAGGAATACGCAAAGAGGCTGCGAGAAGTTGTGGAGAAAATCTTTAAGAGCTTATCACTTGGGCTTGGGTTAGGAGCCCATGAAATGATGGAGGCAGCAGGTGGTGAAGAtattgtttacttgttgaaaatcAATTATTACCCACCATGCCCAAGGCCTGATTTGGCACTTGGTGTTGTGGCCCACACAGACATGTCCCATATAACCATTCTTGTCCCAAATGAAGTCCAAGGCCTCCAAGTGTTCAAGGATGGCCATTGGTATGATGTCAAGTACATACCTAATGCCCTAATTGTCCACATTGGTGACCAAGTTGAG ATTCTTAGCAATGGGAAATACAAGAGTGTGTACCATAGGACAACAGTGACAAAGGACAAGACAAGAATGTCATGGCCAGTATTCTTGGAGCCACCATCAGAGCATGAAGTAGGGCCAATTTCTAAGCTGGTTAATGAGGCCAATCCACCCAAATTCAAGACCAAGAAGTACAAGGATTATGTTTATTGTAAGCTTAACAAGCTTCCTCAGTGA